The following are encoded in a window of Mycolicibacterium tusciae JS617 genomic DNA:
- a CDS encoding sensor histidine kinase gives MRELGERLYELLARALSLRIIVIVAALSVVALVITLGAWVWFGVTNDQYSQLDRRLDSVSSLGDISTLLRAAQQTGTDQSQTPDGNLVRTARIGGATVSIPSEVVLPEFDVGYANTTIDGVEYRVRTFAAGEATIAVGAPLAETQRRINELHRRVLLICGGVIIGTVLVGWVMWSIMINPFRLLAQQARAINAQSNPDEVQVRGVQEAVEIAEAVEGMLARIGDEQQRTKAALESARDFAAVASHELRTPLTAMRTNLEVLSTLEMRDEQREEVIADVMRTQTRIEATLTALERLAQGELTTIDDFVPVDITELLDRAAHDAVRNYPEVRVSLASSTTVLMVGLPAGLRLVIDNAITNAVKHGGATEIQLSADSSGEGVEIIVDDNGAGVPEDERAAIFARFSRGSTAARSGSGLGLALVAQQADLHGGTAAMEASPLGGARLVLRLPAPS, from the coding sequence ATGAGGGAGCTCGGCGAGCGGTTGTACGAACTGCTGGCGCGGGCACTGTCGCTGCGCATCATCGTCATCGTCGCCGCCCTCTCCGTCGTCGCGCTGGTGATCACGCTCGGCGCGTGGGTGTGGTTCGGCGTGACAAACGACCAGTACAGCCAGCTGGACCGTCGACTCGATTCGGTGAGCAGTCTTGGCGACATCAGCACCCTGCTACGCGCCGCGCAACAGACGGGTACCGACCAATCCCAGACGCCCGACGGCAATCTGGTGCGCACCGCCCGCATCGGCGGCGCCACCGTCTCGATTCCGAGCGAAGTGGTGCTGCCGGAGTTCGACGTCGGCTATGCGAACACCACGATCGACGGTGTGGAATACCGGGTCCGCACCTTCGCCGCCGGTGAGGCGACGATCGCGGTCGGTGCGCCGTTGGCCGAAACCCAGCGCCGCATCAACGAACTCCACCGACGCGTGCTGTTGATCTGTGGCGGCGTGATCATCGGTACCGTTCTGGTCGGCTGGGTGATGTGGTCGATCATGATCAATCCTTTCCGGCTGCTCGCGCAGCAGGCCCGGGCGATCAACGCGCAGTCCAACCCCGACGAGGTGCAGGTGCGGGGCGTGCAGGAAGCCGTGGAGATCGCTGAGGCGGTCGAGGGAATGCTTGCCCGTATCGGCGACGAACAACAGCGCACCAAGGCGGCGCTCGAGTCGGCCCGTGACTTCGCCGCCGTGGCCTCCCACGAATTGCGCACGCCGTTGACGGCCATGCGCACCAACCTCGAGGTGCTGTCCACCCTCGAGATGCGTGACGAGCAACGTGAGGAGGTGATCGCCGACGTCATGCGGACGCAGACCCGGATCGAAGCGACTCTCACCGCGCTGGAGCGTCTGGCACAAGGCGAACTGACGACCATCGACGACTTTGTCCCTGTCGACATCACCGAGCTGCTGGATCGGGCAGCGCACGACGCGGTACGCAATTACCCCGAAGTGCGTGTGTCGCTGGCATCCTCGACGACGGTGTTGATGGTCGGCTTGCCTGCCGGGCTGCGACTGGTCATCGACAATGCCATCACCAACGCGGTCAAACACGGCGGCGCGACCGAAATCCAGCTCAGCGCAGACAGTTCCGGCGAAGGGGTGGAGATCATCGTCGACGACAATGGCGCCGGCGTGCCGGAGGATGAGCGGGCGGCTATCTTCGCGCGGTTCTCCCGTGGGTCGACGGCAGCGCGATCCGGTTCGGGGCTGGGTTTGGCCTTGGTCGCCCAACAGGCAGACTTGCACGGCGGTACGGCGGCGATGGAGGCTAGCCCTCTGGGCGGTGCACGCCTGGTGCTCCGGCTACCTGCGCCGAGTTAG
- a CDS encoding haloalkane dehalogenase, with translation MAVLRTPDERFDNLPDYRFPPNYVEVETRGIPPVRMHYVDAGPTDGPVVVLLHGQPTWSFMYRNVIRVLADSGMRVIAPDHIGYGRSDKLTDATAYTFRRHIDWVQGLVNGLDLREVTLVVQDWGGPIGLSVLAREPDRFARVVATNTILHTCDPALAGRLTWAHHGIDEDRVLLQETLLDYVALYQRAPDLNPSMFLDAVAGPLAPEVLAAYDAPFPDSRYQAGLRQMTALIPLTRNDPGAAIGRDTMAALAQWERPFLTAYSDADPPTRGWDKVFQEHVPGAKNQDHTTIAGAGHFIAEQKGEELAAVITQFVSATC, from the coding sequence ATGGCAGTCCTTCGTACACCTGACGAACGATTCGACAACCTGCCCGACTACCGGTTTCCGCCCAACTACGTCGAGGTGGAAACCCGCGGGATCCCTCCGGTGCGGATGCACTACGTCGATGCCGGTCCCACCGACGGCCCCGTCGTCGTCCTCTTGCACGGGCAGCCGACGTGGTCTTTCATGTATCGCAATGTCATTCGGGTACTTGCCGACTCGGGCATGCGGGTCATCGCGCCCGACCACATCGGATACGGCCGGTCAGACAAGCTCACCGACGCGACGGCCTACACCTTTCGCCGGCACATCGACTGGGTTCAGGGTCTGGTCAACGGACTCGACCTGCGCGAGGTGACGCTGGTAGTCCAGGACTGGGGTGGCCCGATCGGGTTGAGCGTGTTGGCCCGCGAACCCGACCGGTTCGCCAGGGTCGTCGCAACGAACACGATCCTGCACACGTGCGACCCGGCGTTGGCGGGCCGACTCACGTGGGCGCACCACGGCATCGACGAAGACCGGGTGCTGCTGCAGGAGACCCTGCTCGACTATGTCGCGCTGTATCAACGTGCGCCGGACCTCAATCCCAGCATGTTCCTCGATGCAGTGGCCGGTCCGCTCGCTCCCGAAGTGCTCGCCGCCTATGACGCACCCTTCCCGGATTCCCGCTACCAGGCCGGTCTGCGCCAAATGACCGCGCTCATCCCACTCACACGCAACGACCCGGGCGCGGCGATCGGCCGGGACACCATGGCTGCGCTTGCCCAGTGGGAACGCCCGTTCCTCACCGCTTACTCCGACGCCGATCCGCCGACCCGAGGCTGGGACAAGGTCTTCCAGGAACATGTTCCCGGCGCCAAGAATCAGGACCACACCACCATTGCCGGGGCGGGACATTTCATCGCTGAACAGAAGGGCGAGGAGCTGGCCGCTGTCATCACCCAATTCGTCAGCGCTACATGCTAA